The following are encoded in a window of Methylicorpusculum oleiharenae genomic DNA:
- a CDS encoding methylthioribulose 1-phosphate dehydratase, with amino-acid sequence MIHNNEFLAKAQQLIEAGRFIDSKGWVPATSGNFSARLSDGNIAITVSGRHKGRLVEDDIMLIDSMGQSLDGKKPSAETLLHTSIYKRFEQVRCVLHPHSQSSMLISRLFKSALVLKNYELLKALAGIDTHETQTVVPVFANDQNIARLSAEVESYMDQNDPIHAYIIAGHGFYTWGKDIAEALLHVEALEFLFECEIKLYGVQLP; translated from the coding sequence ATGATACACAACAACGAATTTCTGGCAAAGGCGCAACAGTTGATTGAAGCGGGCCGTTTTATCGACAGTAAAGGCTGGGTACCTGCTACCAGTGGAAATTTTTCGGCGAGGCTTTCCGATGGAAATATAGCTATTACTGTTTCCGGCCGCCACAAAGGGCGGCTGGTAGAAGACGATATCATGTTGATAGACAGCATGGGGCAATCGTTGGACGGCAAGAAACCCTCTGCCGAAACGCTGTTGCATACGTCAATTTATAAGCGCTTTGAGCAAGTTCGGTGCGTTTTGCATCCTCATTCCCAAAGTTCGATGCTGATATCTCGGTTATTCAAATCGGCGCTGGTATTGAAAAATTACGAATTACTGAAAGCCCTGGCCGGTATCGACACCCATGAAACCCAAACGGTTGTGCCTGTTTTTGCGAATGATCAAAATATCGCACGTTTGTCCGCCGAAGTTGAAAGCTATATGGATCAAAACGATCCGATTCATGCCTACATCATTGCCGGTCATGGGTTTTACACCTGGGGTAAGGATATCGCTGAGGCATTACTGCATGTCGAAGCACTGGAATTTTTATTTGAATGTGAAATTAAACTGTACGGAGTTCAACTGCCATGA
- a CDS encoding mechanosensitive ion channel domain-containing protein has protein sequence MIKNRLTSFSLLLFLITILIALDVSAIETVVLDDISALDEQTLELKIEALNANQDLDESTKARVIKHYRSIKDNRLNNQRFNELTDAYQKDMKEAPHKIKALSEEITHLQSKLNEPIKNDFYTIPQEELEQRLLIEKGKISDLEEQIKIIEGRLVTENNRSNLIRLETVKARQDIEELSKRLTSPARAGDSILESEALKHYLNSSITSRTAEIKLLELEAISQPVRIEVLNTELRLLDLKKNLQIPVVGAIEALIAERRQEKAREIQEALDQAEQEIAGKHPVIQTITRENIQFSRDLQAVNQKIEHYIELKTKIETKTSELDSDFKSAERKISLAGLSPALGKILREQRRNLPSADKFTVRSDTIQEETALTSLNLFKVEDKLKSHTDINIVLSELMDQLVAPSLPGNERMMIQAELRVLLNNQTEILNRLTSAYTSYLRSLSDFDFARQQLFGQSEKFANFLDKRLLWVPSSNPIGLNFIAGLYQASIWLLSPHQWFGLIKDLGYSVRENLFFAILALMSIVVLRMLKAWAKTELAATTEKIEKIYTDGFNLTIKALVCTLILASQMPLLFFYAGLFLMLPGNVSEFSNAIGTGLSAAAIPYLLIQFFYKLFRPQGIAHKHFLWREQTVKQVSKELRWVRYIAVPCFFLIAVGTPLPYSSISDHLGRLAHIIVMFSLALFLGRLLKPNNGLLTHLILENKNGWLTRLRFFWYPGIVVTPLIIAGFAIAGYYLSALELQHKLIVTLRLIMANLLIHELVVRWLTLANRQLALKNARQKRKTAAAQISKPAGGSSDDPIIPIDEQLLDIPKINAQTKTLLSVFIGFSLIVGIWMIWRDILPAFSFMDNIVLWQHLQIIDSQETIQPVTLTNLLLAGLYMFVVIVAVKNFSGLMELMIFRQISAEAGTRYAVNQLAQYGLMAIGFIIIANELGGSWSQVQWLVAALSLGLGFGLQEIFANLVSGIIILFERPIRVGDTVTIGDISGKVSRIQMRATTLTDWDQKELIVPNKTFITGQMINWTLTDQITRVVIPVGIAYGTDIELAHKVMIETVKSTPRVLVEPEPNVLMVGFGASSLDFSIRIYVSDLSGRLAATHDLHMRLIKAFKVHNIEIPFPPQRDIHIKTTPPGAFNSPAIEQNLPSPADASIKNGIQHE, from the coding sequence ATGATAAAAAACCGCCTTACATCCTTCAGTCTCCTGCTATTTCTTATCACGATTCTTATTGCGCTGGATGTCTCAGCTATTGAAACTGTGGTGCTCGATGACATTTCGGCACTTGACGAACAGACATTGGAATTAAAAATCGAAGCCTTAAATGCCAATCAGGATCTTGATGAAAGCACGAAAGCCAGGGTAATCAAGCATTACCGTTCGATTAAAGACAACAGGCTTAATAATCAACGATTTAACGAATTGACGGACGCCTACCAAAAAGACATGAAAGAGGCGCCGCATAAAATAAAAGCATTATCAGAGGAAATTACTCATCTTCAAAGCAAGCTGAATGAACCTATAAAAAATGATTTTTACACTATCCCTCAAGAAGAACTGGAACAACGCTTACTGATCGAAAAAGGAAAAATCAGCGATTTAGAGGAGCAAATAAAAATAATTGAAGGCCGTCTGGTTACTGAAAATAACCGCTCCAATTTGATACGGCTTGAAACGGTCAAAGCAAGACAGGACATCGAGGAATTATCAAAACGCCTGACATCACCTGCAAGAGCAGGAGATTCAATCCTTGAATCGGAGGCGCTGAAACACTATTTAAATTCCAGCATCACCTCCCGAACGGCTGAAATTAAACTCCTGGAATTGGAGGCGATCAGCCAGCCGGTAAGAATTGAGGTGCTCAATACCGAATTACGTTTACTGGACCTTAAGAAAAACCTACAAATACCCGTTGTCGGTGCGATTGAAGCCTTGATAGCTGAGCGGAGGCAGGAAAAAGCCAGAGAGATTCAAGAAGCGCTTGATCAGGCAGAACAGGAAATCGCCGGCAAACACCCTGTTATCCAGACGATAACGCGTGAAAACATCCAATTCAGTCGGGATCTGCAGGCAGTCAATCAAAAAATAGAACACTATATCGAGCTCAAAACGAAAATTGAAACGAAGACCAGCGAACTTGATTCCGATTTCAAAAGCGCCGAGCGTAAAATCAGCCTCGCCGGATTAAGTCCCGCACTGGGCAAAATCCTGAGAGAACAACGCAGAAACCTCCCCTCAGCGGATAAATTTACTGTTCGATCCGATACGATACAAGAAGAAACCGCCTTAACCAGTCTTAATTTATTCAAAGTAGAAGACAAATTAAAATCACATACGGATATCAATATTGTATTAAGCGAGTTAATGGACCAACTCGTTGCGCCGTCATTACCCGGTAATGAAAGAATGATGATTCAGGCCGAGTTGAGAGTGCTGTTGAACAATCAAACGGAAATACTCAATCGCCTGACCTCTGCCTATACGTCTTATCTGCGCTCCTTGAGTGATTTCGATTTTGCCCGTCAGCAATTGTTCGGCCAGTCTGAAAAATTTGCCAATTTTCTTGATAAACGCCTTTTGTGGGTGCCCAGCTCCAACCCCATTGGACTTAACTTTATTGCGGGGCTTTATCAAGCCTCAATTTGGCTATTGTCGCCTCATCAATGGTTCGGATTAATCAAGGATTTAGGTTATAGCGTCAGGGAAAATCTGTTTTTTGCCATTCTGGCTCTGATGAGCATAGTGGTTCTTCGCATGCTTAAAGCTTGGGCCAAAACCGAATTGGCGGCCACGACAGAAAAAATTGAAAAAATCTATACGGACGGTTTTAACCTTACGATTAAAGCCTTAGTCTGTACGCTTATTCTGGCCAGCCAAATGCCCTTGCTGTTTTTTTATGCAGGCCTTTTTCTTATGCTGCCCGGAAATGTCTCCGAGTTTAGTAACGCAATAGGCACAGGACTTAGCGCAGCAGCTATCCCTTATTTATTAATACAGTTTTTTTACAAGCTTTTTCGTCCTCAGGGCATTGCTCATAAACATTTTTTGTGGCGTGAACAAACTGTAAAACAGGTCAGTAAAGAATTACGCTGGGTTCGCTATATAGCTGTACCCTGTTTTTTTCTGATTGCAGTTGGAACGCCTTTACCCTACTCAAGCATCAGCGATCACTTAGGGCGTTTGGCGCATATTATTGTTATGTTCTCACTCGCTCTGTTTTTAGGCCGCTTGCTGAAACCTAATAACGGTTTATTGACCCATTTAATCCTGGAAAATAAAAATGGCTGGCTGACTCGATTACGTTTTTTTTGGTATCCCGGCATCGTAGTCACACCTTTGATTATCGCCGGTTTTGCTATCGCAGGTTATTACCTGAGCGCGCTGGAATTACAACACAAACTGATTGTCACCCTCAGGCTGATCATGGCAAATCTGCTGATTCACGAACTGGTCGTGCGGTGGTTAACCTTGGCCAATCGTCAATTGGCATTAAAAAATGCCCGGCAAAAACGCAAAACAGCCGCCGCACAAATTTCGAAACCCGCCGGCGGGTCCAGCGACGATCCTATTATTCCCATTGACGAACAATTGCTCGATATTCCCAAAATCAACGCCCAAACCAAAACTTTGCTCAGCGTCTTTATCGGTTTCAGTTTGATCGTCGGCATATGGATGATCTGGCGCGATATTCTGCCTGCATTTTCATTCATGGATAACATTGTCTTATGGCAGCACCTGCAAATCATCGATAGTCAGGAAACTATTCAACCGGTTACCTTGACGAACCTGCTATTGGCCGGACTTTATATGTTTGTCGTTATCGTTGCCGTTAAAAACTTTTCAGGGCTGATGGAATTAATGATTTTCAGGCAGATATCGGCCGAAGCGGGAACGCGATATGCTGTCAACCAGCTTGCCCAATACGGCCTGATGGCTATCGGCTTTATCATCATCGCCAATGAATTGGGAGGCAGCTGGTCTCAGGTCCAATGGCTGGTTGCTGCGCTCAGTTTGGGCTTGGGTTTTGGTTTGCAGGAAATATTCGCCAACCTGGTTTCAGGGATTATTATCCTGTTTGAACGTCCGATCCGTGTCGGGGACACTGTAACCATAGGCGATATCAGCGGCAAAGTCAGCCGCATTCAAATGCGGGCAACAACTTTGACTGACTGGGATCAAAAAGAACTTATCGTGCCCAATAAAACATTTATCACCGGACAAATGATCAACTGGACGCTCACCGACCAGATTACCCGTGTGGTTATTCCTGTAGGAATTGCTTATGGGACAGATATAGAACTGGCCCATAAAGTAATGATAGAAACTGTCAAATCGACGCCACGAGTGTTGGTCGAACCCGAACCCAATGTTTTGATGGTTGGATTTGGAGCCAGTTCATTAGACTTTTCGATACGGATCTACGTCAGCGACTTATCCGGGCGATTGGCTGCTACTCATGATTTACACATGCGGCTCATTAAGGCTTTCAAAGTACATAACATTGAAATCCCTTTTCCCCCCCAACGCGATATCCATATAAAAACAACCCCACCCGGCGCATTTAATAGTCCGGCTATTGAACAAAACCTGCCCTCTCCTGCTGACGCTTCTATCAAAAACGGCATTCAACATGAATGA
- a CDS encoding 1,2-dihydroxy-3-keto-5-methylthiopentene dioxygenase gives MSALSVYQEEQPQQKTTYFDFDDIQQQLASLGVRFERWNAAFPLADTADQDTVFSAYKQSIEQLKKEYGFQSVDLISMNAGHPDKEGLRTKFLSEHVHEDFEVRFFIKGRGLFCLHVDDKVYAMLCEQGDLISVPAGTRHWFDMGELPDFKCIRLFTTQEGWVAQFTGDPIAAQFPTLDQFAAELS, from the coding sequence ATGAGCGCATTATCTGTTTACCAAGAAGAACAGCCCCAACAAAAAACAACTTATTTTGACTTTGACGATATTCAGCAACAGCTGGCTTCGCTGGGCGTTCGATTCGAACGATGGAATGCCGCATTTCCATTGGCCGATACTGCCGATCAGGACACTGTTTTTAGTGCCTACAAGCAGTCTATAGAGCAATTAAAAAAAGAATACGGCTTTCAATCAGTAGATTTAATCAGTATGAACGCCGGTCATCCTGACAAGGAAGGCCTGCGCACTAAATTCCTTTCAGAACATGTGCATGAAGATTTTGAAGTACGGTTTTTTATAAAAGGCCGTGGGCTTTTCTGTTTGCATGTAGACGATAAAGTATATGCCATGCTCTGCGAACAAGGCGATTTGATCAGCGTACCGGCAGGCACTCGGCATTGGTTTGATATGGGAGAGTTGCCCGACTTTAAATGTATCCGTCTGTTTACCACGCAGGAAGGCTGGGTGGCTCAATTTACGGGAGATCCTATCGCCGCTCAGTTCCCCACTTTGGACCAGTTTGCAGCCGAATTGTCATGA
- a CDS encoding GTPase domain-containing protein has protein sequence MLEFIKLLKQRYQQVSAHDKSDNEKTFYQQKIDQLVLAEAFIRKTNFINSPSAFPANIAVIGPTQAGKSTLVNLLLGDNCAGVSPLAGYTVHAQGFYHQLASHDCTHLQHYFGHYEQVLPSQLSKDRYDCYSLSESQGESKLLSPCIIWDTPDFDSIDASGYSESLLRTIALADVLVLVVSKEKYADQSVWTMMRELEAFDQPTLIVVNKLPEGSEAVITASLKQKWLSARTDAVPDIIPLLYQPQGRTLQWPAHAQSAVKEAIRLATRRKPAELAKQFIKVHWQDWLEPVIAEHEAYQQWASLVDELTEQALHHYQRDYLNHPHHYETFQHALASLLTLLEIPGLDKAIFKTRQILTWPIKKLGRLTQRRPPLTSSSHEVMLLNQLAEHILIQLAEQLFDKAGQNETRLWWKSANGLLRQHRKAMLAQFSQAVDHYHINFQVEVDTAAQRLYTKLKEQPFVLNSLRATRATTDAAAIALSLQFGGIGLHDLLIAPAMFSVTSLLAESAIGSYVNKVQAELKIKQLHTVKHTLFFDYLQKQLYALPEQINLDVHFNITPHQLEMAEQQLREKPHGLRLL, from the coding sequence ATGCTGGAATTTATTAAATTACTCAAGCAGCGCTACCAACAAGTCTCAGCGCACGATAAAAGTGACAATGAGAAAACATTCTATCAGCAAAAAATCGATCAGCTAGTTCTCGCTGAAGCTTTTATTCGTAAAACAAATTTCATCAATTCACCCTCAGCATTTCCAGCCAATATTGCCGTAATTGGCCCAACCCAAGCCGGAAAAAGCACACTGGTTAATTTGTTGCTGGGCGACAACTGCGCCGGTGTCAGCCCTCTGGCCGGTTATACCGTTCATGCCCAAGGTTTTTACCATCAGTTAGCTTCGCACGATTGCACGCATTTACAGCACTATTTTGGTCATTATGAACAAGTATTGCCTTCTCAGCTTTCCAAAGATCGTTACGACTGCTATTCATTGAGCGAGTCTCAAGGCGAATCCAAACTACTGTCGCCCTGCATTATTTGGGATACGCCGGATTTTGACTCGATTGATGCCTCCGGTTATAGCGAGAGCTTACTGCGCACCATCGCGCTTGCGGATGTGCTCGTCCTGGTCGTCAGCAAGGAAAAATACGCCGATCAGTCCGTCTGGACCATGATGCGTGAACTGGAAGCGTTTGATCAGCCGACACTTATTGTTGTCAATAAATTACCTGAAGGGTCCGAAGCGGTCATTACCGCCTCACTCAAACAAAAATGGCTAAGCGCCAGAACCGACGCTGTGCCCGATATCATTCCACTGTTATATCAGCCTCAGGGAAGGACGCTGCAATGGCCTGCTCACGCCCAATCAGCCGTTAAGGAAGCTATCCGTCTCGCCACTCGCCGTAAACCCGCAGAACTGGCCAAACAGTTTATTAAAGTCCATTGGCAGGACTGGCTGGAACCGGTCATTGCAGAACATGAAGCTTATCAGCAATGGGCTAGCCTGGTTGATGAACTGACTGAACAAGCACTCCATCACTATCAGCGTGATTATCTTAATCATCCGCATCATTACGAGACTTTTCAACACGCCTTAGCCTCTTTATTGACCCTGCTTGAAATTCCGGGACTGGACAAGGCGATTTTCAAAACACGCCAGATATTGACCTGGCCCATAAAAAAATTGGGCCGATTGACGCAGCGCCGCCCTCCACTCACCAGCAGCAGTCACGAAGTCATGCTGTTGAATCAGCTGGCTGAACATATTCTGATTCAATTGGCCGAGCAATTATTCGATAAAGCAGGGCAAAATGAAACCCGCCTGTGGTGGAAAAGTGCCAACGGACTGTTAAGACAACACCGCAAGGCCATGCTTGCCCAATTCAGCCAAGCGGTGGACCATTATCATATAAATTTTCAAGTGGAAGTGGACACCGCCGCTCAACGGCTTTACACGAAATTAAAAGAACAACCGTTTGTGCTCAATAGTCTTAGAGCTACGCGCGCAACCACTGATGCGGCCGCCATAGCATTATCTCTGCAATTCGGCGGTATTGGCCTGCATGATTTACTGATTGCCCCGGCAATGTTTTCGGTCACCTCTTTATTAGCTGAAAGCGCGATCGGCAGTTATGTCAATAAAGTGCAGGCAGAATTAAAAATCAAGCAATTGCACACGGTTAAACACACCTTGTTTTTCGACTACCTTCAAAAACAATTGTACGCGCTGCCTGAGCAGATCAATCTGGATGTGCATTTCAACATCACCCCACATCAACTCGAAATGGCCGAACAACAACTAAGAGAAAAACCGCATGGATTACGATTACTCTGA
- a CDS encoding 1-phosphofructokinase family hexose kinase yields MAQIFTITANTAIDHVIEVEHLGQSDNLQARSSVEFAAGKGVNVAKTLESLGCPITALGFVGQDSLNLFKQLESQYLKTGFIEVSGRTRTNLTLIDTANQKELHIRTPGYCVTPEDQEKLIQQIKSLIRKDDIVILSGSLPPGTSDYFYRQLIEICHLQSAITLLDTSGAALQNGIVARPYLIKPNRHELAKLVNRPLMTETDYLSAARSVIDQGVHWVVVSRGSKGIIAISRTTATFIRLHPSPSTPLCSVGCGDTLLAGIAYAMLNQYDPLETFRYGVACATANLTNLEPGRIDKEAVPHHLNRLTMDQLKLS; encoded by the coding sequence ATGGCCCAAATTTTCACCATCACAGCCAATACGGCAATCGACCACGTCATTGAAGTCGAACATCTGGGTCAATCCGACAATCTGCAAGCACGATCCAGTGTCGAATTTGCTGCGGGAAAAGGCGTCAATGTTGCCAAAACACTTGAATCGCTAGGTTGCCCGATCACCGCTCTGGGTTTTGTTGGACAGGATTCGCTTAATCTGTTCAAGCAACTTGAATCACAGTATCTTAAGACCGGCTTTATTGAGGTTTCCGGTAGAACACGGACGAATCTGACGCTCATTGATACCGCAAACCAAAAAGAGCTGCATATCCGCACCCCCGGTTATTGCGTCACTCCTGAGGATCAAGAAAAACTGATTCAACAAATCAAAAGCCTCATCCGCAAAGACGATATTGTCATATTATCAGGAAGCCTGCCGCCTGGAACTTCCGATTATTTTTACCGGCAGTTAATTGAAATATGCCATCTCCAATCGGCTATTACTTTGCTGGACACTAGCGGAGCCGCTTTACAAAACGGCATAGTCGCTCGGCCATATTTAATCAAACCCAACCGACATGAGTTGGCAAAACTGGTCAATCGACCCCTGATGACGGAAACCGACTATCTATCAGCAGCAAGATCAGTCATTGACCAAGGTGTTCATTGGGTAGTTGTTTCCAGAGGTTCAAAAGGAATCATTGCCATCAGCCGGACAACGGCTACCTTCATCCGCCTCCATCCATCGCCAAGCACCCCACTATGCAGCGTTGGCTGTGGCGATACGCTACTGGCAGGAATCGCTTATGCCATGTTAAATCAGTATGATCCATTAGAAACCTTCCGCTATGGCGTAGCCTGTGCAACGGCTAACCTGACTAATTTAGAACCAGGACGCATTGACAAAGAAGCCGTGCCGCATCATCTGAACCGGCTGACTATGGATCAACTGAAGCTATCGTAA
- the mtnC gene encoding acireductone synthase: MIKAIVTDIEGTTSSLSFVKEVLFPYSRQHVADFVRGHAAQPDVKKILTDAEQLLGKKTDIDGLIDQFISWIDLDQKITPLKSLQGLIWEHGYQTGDFKGHLYEDAHQCLTAWKELGISLYVYSSGSVYAQKLLFGHTEYGDLTALFSGYFDTQIGGKKERDSYLAIADQIGLPAIDILFLSDIKEELDAAKAAGYKTTWLIRDGDADPDSDHLIARDFFEIKLPDYFEPSANLI; this comes from the coding sequence ATGATTAAAGCCATAGTGACTGATATCGAAGGCACCACTTCATCTCTGTCTTTTGTTAAAGAGGTATTGTTTCCGTATTCCCGGCAACACGTGGCTGATTTTGTCAGAGGCCATGCCGCTCAGCCGGACGTTAAAAAAATATTGACCGATGCAGAGCAACTGCTAGGCAAAAAAACTGATATTGACGGGCTTATTGATCAATTTATTAGCTGGATAGATCTTGATCAGAAGATAACTCCGCTTAAATCGCTACAAGGTTTGATATGGGAACACGGCTATCAAACTGGCGATTTTAAAGGCCATCTTTATGAAGATGCTCATCAATGTCTTACGGCATGGAAAGAACTAGGTATTTCTCTGTATGTTTATTCTTCAGGTTCCGTTTATGCTCAAAAGCTGTTGTTTGGTCACACCGAATACGGTGATTTGACAGCTTTATTTTCAGGTTATTTTGATACACAAATTGGCGGTAAAAAGGAGCGGGATTCTTACCTGGCCATAGCCGATCAAATCGGGTTACCGGCTATCGATATTCTGTTTTTATCGGATATTAAAGAGGAGCTCGATGCCGCTAAAGCCGCCGGATACAAGACAACATGGTTAATCAGGGACGGGGATGCGGACCCCGATTCAGATCATCTCATTGCGAGAGACTTTTTTGAAATAAAACTTCCTGATTACTTTGAACCTTCAGCCAATTTGATTTGA
- the dxs gene encoding 1-deoxy-D-xylulose-5-phosphate synthase: MKITGNYPILDTIKSPADVRLLPKSKLKPLAAELREFLTHTVSISGGHFSAGLGTVELTVALHYVFDTPSDQLVWDVGHQAYPHKILTGRKDRMTTIRTRDGICAFPNRAESEYDAFGVGHSSTSISAALGMAIASRLKGENKQMVAIIGDGSITGGMAFEAMNHAGSLDANLLVILNDNDMSISPNVGAMNNYLTKILSSKLYSSMREESKKVLSSMPSVWELARKTEEHMKGMIVPGTLFEELGFNYIGPIDGHDLDMLVSTLDNLKRISGPRFLHIVTKKGKGYPPAEKDPLAYHGVPAFDPAKDCLPKSAPSPHPTYTQVFGTWLCDMAAQDSRLLGITPAMREGSGLVEFSQRFPERYFDVAIAEQHAVTLAAGQACQGAKPVVAIYSTFLQRAYDQLIHDVVLQNLDVLFALDRAGLVGPDGPTHAGSFDYSYMRCLPNMLIMAPADENECRQMLTTGFLHPGPASVRYPRGKGPGVAIEPALTGLPIGKAQIRHEGGRIAVLAFGSMVAPAEEAGKQLGATVVNMRFVKPMDESLILELAKSHDVLVTVEENVIAGGAGSGVNDFLQAQRILMPVLNIGLPDAFIEQGTREELLALCGLDTAGIKAAIEQFCA; encoded by the coding sequence ATGAAAATCACTGGTAACTATCCGATACTGGACACCATTAAATCCCCTGCGGATGTTCGGCTCCTACCCAAAAGCAAACTCAAACCACTAGCCGCCGAACTGCGTGAATTTCTGACGCACACGGTGAGTATCTCGGGCGGCCATTTCTCGGCGGGTCTGGGCACAGTGGAGCTAACGGTGGCGCTGCATTATGTGTTTGATACGCCGTCCGACCAGCTGGTCTGGGATGTGGGACATCAGGCTTATCCGCATAAAATCCTGACCGGCCGGAAAGACCGCATGACGACGATCCGAACCCGGGACGGCATTTGTGCGTTTCCCAATCGTGCCGAAAGTGAGTACGATGCGTTCGGGGTCGGCCATTCCAGCACGTCGATCAGCGCGGCGTTGGGCATGGCGATTGCTTCCCGCCTGAAGGGCGAAAACAAGCAGATGGTGGCGATTATCGGCGACGGCAGTATTACCGGCGGCATGGCTTTTGAGGCGATGAATCATGCGGGATCGCTGGATGCCAATCTGCTGGTCATTTTGAATGATAATGACATGTCGATTTCGCCCAATGTCGGCGCGATGAACAATTATCTGACCAAGATTTTATCGAGCAAGTTGTATTCGTCGATGCGCGAGGAAAGTAAAAAAGTCTTGAGCAGCATGCCCAGCGTCTGGGAACTGGCGCGCAAGACCGAGGAGCATATGAAAGGCATGATTGTGCCGGGTACCTTGTTCGAGGAATTGGGCTTTAATTATATCGGTCCTATCGATGGTCATGATCTGGATATGCTGGTGTCGACGCTGGACAATCTGAAACGGATTTCCGGCCCACGCTTTTTGCATATCGTAACCAAGAAAGGCAAAGGCTATCCGCCGGCTGAAAAAGACCCGCTCGCTTACCATGGCGTTCCGGCTTTCGATCCGGCCAAAGACTGCCTGCCCAAATCGGCGCCTTCCCCGCATCCCACCTATACCCAGGTATTCGGCACCTGGTTGTGTGATATGGCGGCCCAAGACTCACGCCTGCTGGGCATTACGCCGGCGATGCGCGAAGGTTCAGGCCTGGTTGAGTTTTCCCAACGCTTTCCGGAGCGTTATTTTGATGTGGCGATTGCCGAGCAACATGCGGTGACGCTGGCGGCCGGTCAAGCCTGCCAAGGTGCCAAACCGGTGGTGGCGATCTATTCGACGTTTTTACAACGGGCTTATGATCAATTGATTCATGACGTGGTGCTGCAAAATCTGGATGTGTTGTTTGCCCTGGACCGCGCCGGTCTGGTCGGACCCGACGGCCCGACCCATGCGGGCAGTTTCGATTACAGCTACATGCGCTGTTTGCCCAATATGCTGATCATGGCGCCGGCCGATGAAAACGAATGCCGGCAAATGCTGACCACCGGATTTCTGCACCCCGGCCCTGCGTCGGTGCGCTATCCTCGCGGCAAAGGCCCGGGTGTGGCGATTGAGCCAGCATTGACCGGCCTGCCTATCGGCAAAGCACAAATTCGCCATGAAGGCGGCCGTATTGCGGTACTGGCCTTCGGCAGCATGGTGGCTCCGGCTGAAGAAGCCGGCAAGCAGCTCGGTGCGACCGTGGTCAATATGCGCTTTGTCAAACCCATGGATGAAAGCCTGATACTGGAACTGGCCAAAAGTCATGATGTGTTGGTCACGGTTGAAGAAAACGTCATTGCCGGTGGCGCAGGCAGCGGCGTGAATGACTTTTTACAGGCGCAGAGAATCCTGATGCCGGTCTTGAATATCGGTCTGCCCGATGCGTTCATCGAACAAGGCACCCGCGAAGAGCTGCTGGCGTTATGCGGTCTGGACACCGCCGGTATAAAGGCGGCTATCGAGCAGTTTTGTGCGTGA
- a CDS encoding (2Fe-2S)-binding protein, protein MNEINTDKKRDIICHCTGTTEEKIKELIESCVDSLDKLSRNTGACSGCGACETSITDLLAAAGVELMTSTR, encoded by the coding sequence ATGAATGAAATCAATACTGATAAAAAAAGAGACATTATTTGTCACTGCACTGGCACGACTGAAGAAAAAATCAAGGAACTTATAGAGAGCTGCGTCGATAGCCTCGACAAGCTATCAAGAAATACAGGCGCCTGCTCAGGTTGCGGGGCCTGTGAAACTTCTATAACTGATCTGTTAGCGGCTGCCGGCGTTGAGCTAATGACATCAACAAGATGA